A genomic stretch from Diprion similis isolate iyDipSimi1 chromosome 1, iyDipSimi1.1, whole genome shotgun sequence includes:
- the LOC124405406 gene encoding protein spindle-F isoform X2, which produces MSEISDENFGSQYALQVALQTMKERCQQFQKRLDIAERENASLRVKCHKEFSSAMVPTTGDNQISEVQTLTDKVEQLTRIKTQLTHHIFMIANENRQLWKRLSRLTKTNKSLGNHLNKISDALQQHPSTQPLEALSYNMRLDFNLSKNESDQFLVPADLESNETSLEEISLKLINSIKMEKSELEQQYAEMVEMQNTSEINLQNMGYSYPECMDSDCVEQLKQHDTRLSHTKDILLSQQTKLKTIIGKLRIIKKGAMCKSCRNNARKKMCQAGTQFNSDDSLKENGATQTSLIPNSTTLPENMNYTTDGCSEVENKICPMCEMVYGKTTNCAEFHEHVLSHFSDEEKSPGCDFEIIQ; this is translated from the exons ATGTCTGAAAtttcggatgaaaattttggatcCCAATATGCGCTCCAGGTTGCTTTGCAAACAATGAAAGAACGCTGTCAACAATTTCAGAAGAGACTGGACATCGCAGAACGGGAGAATGCTAGTTTACGCGTAAAATGCCATAAAGAATTCAGCTCAGCCATGGTTCCTACCACTGGAGATAACCAAATTAGCGAAGTACAGACCTTAACC GATAAAGTCGAGCAGCTGACCAGGATAAAGACACAGTTAACACATCATATTTTCATGATTGCAAATGAAAATCGTCAACTTTGGAAACGTTTGTCACGATTAACAAAGACTAATAAGAGTCTTGgaaatcatttgaataaaatatcagaTGCTCTACAGCAACATCCTTCTACTCAACCGTTAGAAGCTCTGTCTTATAATATGAGACTAGACTTCAACCTCAGCAAAAATGAATCAGACCAGTTTCTCGTGCCCGCGGATCTTG aaTCCAACGAAACGAGTTTGgaagaaatttcattgaaactaATAAACAGTATTAAAATGGAGAAGTCTGAGTTGGAGCAGCAATATGCTGAG ATGGTAGAAATGCAGAATACTTCTGAAATTAATCTCCAGAACATGGGCTATTCTTATCCTGAGTGTATGGACTCTGATTGTGTGGAACAATTGAAACAGCATGATACAAGATTGTCTCATACAAAAGACATATTGCTCTCACAGCAGACGAAGCTTAAAACAATTAtaggaaaattgagaataatAAAGAAAG GAGCAATGTGTAAGAGTTGCCGTAACAATGCTAGGAAAAAAATGTGCCAAGCAGGAACTCAGTTTAATTCAGATGACAGCTTAAAAGAAAATGGTGCTACACAAACAAGTCTCATTCCGAACTCCACCACATTACcagaaaatatgaattatacaACAGACGGTTGCAGTGAAGTTGAGAACAAAATTTGCCCTATGTGCGAAATGGTTTATGGAAAAACAACCAATTGCGCAGAATTTCACGAGCATGTTTTAAGTCACTTTTCGGACGAAGAAAAATCACCCGGATGtgatttcgaaataattcaatag
- the LOC124405406 gene encoding protein spindle-F isoform X1: MSEISDENFGSQYALQVALQTMKERCQQFQKRLDIAERENASLRVKCHKEFSSAMVPTTGDNQISEVQTLTDKVEQLTRIKTQLTHHIFMIANENRQLWKRLSRLTKTNKSLGNHLNKISDALQQHPSTQPLEALSYNMRLDFNLSKNESDQFLVPADLGKIISESNETSLEEISLKLINSIKMEKSELEQQYAEMVEMQNTSEINLQNMGYSYPECMDSDCVEQLKQHDTRLSHTKDILLSQQTKLKTIIGKLRIIKKGAMCKSCRNNARKKMCQAGTQFNSDDSLKENGATQTSLIPNSTTLPENMNYTTDGCSEVENKICPMCEMVYGKTTNCAEFHEHVLSHFSDEEKSPGCDFEIIQ; the protein is encoded by the exons ATGTCTGAAAtttcggatgaaaattttggatcCCAATATGCGCTCCAGGTTGCTTTGCAAACAATGAAAGAACGCTGTCAACAATTTCAGAAGAGACTGGACATCGCAGAACGGGAGAATGCTAGTTTACGCGTAAAATGCCATAAAGAATTCAGCTCAGCCATGGTTCCTACCACTGGAGATAACCAAATTAGCGAAGTACAGACCTTAACC GATAAAGTCGAGCAGCTGACCAGGATAAAGACACAGTTAACACATCATATTTTCATGATTGCAAATGAAAATCGTCAACTTTGGAAACGTTTGTCACGATTAACAAAGACTAATAAGAGTCTTGgaaatcatttgaataaaatatcagaTGCTCTACAGCAACATCCTTCTACTCAACCGTTAGAAGCTCTGTCTTATAATATGAGACTAGACTTCAACCTCAGCAAAAATGAATCAGACCAGTTTCTCGTGCCCGCGGATCTTGGTAag attatttcagaaTCCAACGAAACGAGTTTGgaagaaatttcattgaaactaATAAACAGTATTAAAATGGAGAAGTCTGAGTTGGAGCAGCAATATGCTGAG ATGGTAGAAATGCAGAATACTTCTGAAATTAATCTCCAGAACATGGGCTATTCTTATCCTGAGTGTATGGACTCTGATTGTGTGGAACAATTGAAACAGCATGATACAAGATTGTCTCATACAAAAGACATATTGCTCTCACAGCAGACGAAGCTTAAAACAATTAtaggaaaattgagaataatAAAGAAAG GAGCAATGTGTAAGAGTTGCCGTAACAATGCTAGGAAAAAAATGTGCCAAGCAGGAACTCAGTTTAATTCAGATGACAGCTTAAAAGAAAATGGTGCTACACAAACAAGTCTCATTCCGAACTCCACCACATTACcagaaaatatgaattatacaACAGACGGTTGCAGTGAAGTTGAGAACAAAATTTGCCCTATGTGCGAAATGGTTTATGGAAAAACAACCAATTGCGCAGAATTTCACGAGCATGTTTTAAGTCACTTTTCGGACGAAGAAAAATCACCCGGATGtgatttcgaaataattcaatag